The following coding sequences lie in one Candidatus Cloacimonadota bacterium genomic window:
- the gdhA gene encoding NADP-specific glutamate dehydrogenase, which yields MTKHEFLHQVSAKNADQPEFIQAVTEVVETIWDVYDSNPQYRKAKILDRLVEPERVIIFRVPWQTDTGEVMVNRGYRIEFNSAIGPYKGGIRFHPSVNMGILKFLGFEQIFKNSLTTLPMGGAKGGSDFNPRGRSDEEVQRFCHSFMLELYRHIGQFTDVPAGDIGVGKREIGFMYGMFKKITNEVTCVLTGKGLEWGGSLIRPEATGYGTVYFADEMLKTKGDSIAGKTVLVSGSGNVAQFAIQKVNQLGGIPVTASDSDGFIHDPDGIKGEKWEFLMELKNIRRGRIKEYADEFGVKYYEGQRPWSIPGQIALPCATQNEIDGEEAKTLIKNGCLCVSEGANMPTTLEGVEVFLGAKILYGPGKAANAGGVATSGLEMTQNSMRISWTRDEVDEKLKGIMKAIHAQCVNYGKEGEFTNYVRGANIAGFIKVANAMMDQGLI from the coding sequence ATGACAAAACACGAATTTCTACATCAGGTTTCTGCTAAAAACGCGGATCAGCCCGAATTCATCCAGGCTGTCACCGAGGTGGTCGAGACAATTTGGGACGTTTACGATTCCAACCCTCAATATCGCAAGGCAAAGATCCTCGACCGGCTGGTGGAGCCCGAGCGCGTGATCATTTTTCGTGTGCCCTGGCAAACCGACACCGGCGAGGTGATGGTAAACCGTGGCTACCGCATCGAATTCAACAGCGCCATCGGCCCCTACAAGGGCGGGATCCGCTTTCACCCCAGCGTAAACATGGGCATCCTCAAATTCCTCGGTTTTGAACAGATCTTCAAAAACAGCCTTACCACCCTCCCCATGGGCGGCGCCAAAGGCGGCTCGGACTTCAATCCCCGCGGCCGCTCCGACGAAGAGGTGCAGCGCTTCTGCCATTCCTTCATGCTGGAGCTTTACCGTCACATCGGCCAGTTCACCGACGTTCCCGCCGGGGACATCGGCGTGGGTAAACGCGAGATCGGCTTCATGTACGGCATGTTCAAAAAGATCACCAACGAGGTCACCTGCGTGCTCACCGGCAAAGGCCTGGAATGGGGCGGCAGCCTCATCCGCCCGGAAGCCACGGGTTACGGCACCGTCTATTTCGCCGATGAAATGCTCAAGACCAAGGGGGATTCCATCGCGGGCAAAACTGTGCTCGTCTCCGGCTCCGGAAACGTGGCCCAGTTCGCCATCCAGAAAGTGAACCAACTGGGCGGCATCCCTGTCACCGCCTCCGATTCCGACGGCTTCATCCACGATCCGGACGGCATCAAAGGCGAAAAATGGGAATTTCTGATGGAGCTCAAAAACATCCGCCGCGGCCGCATCAAGGAATACGCGGATGAATTCGGCGTGAAATATTACGAGGGCCAACGCCCCTGGTCGATCCCCGGCCAGATCGCCCTGCCCTGCGCCACCCAGAACGAGATCGACGGCGAAGAGGCCAAAACCCTCATCAAAAACGGCTGCCTCTGCGTTTCTGAAGGCGCGAACATGCCCACCACCCTTGAGGGCGTGGAAGTCTTCCTCGGCGCCAAGATCCTCTATGGGCCCGGAAAAGCCGCCAACGCTGGTGGAGTGGCCACCTCAGGCCTGGAAATGACCCAAAACTCCATGCGCATTTCCTGGACCCGCGACGAGGTGGACGAAAAGCTCAAAGGCATCATGAAAGCCATCCATGCACAGTGCGTCAACTACGGCAAGGAAGGTGAATTCACGAACTACGTTCGCGGCGCCAACATCGCCGGCTTCATCAAAGTGGCCAATGCCATGATGGATCAGGGACTCATCTGA
- a CDS encoding PEP/pyruvate-binding domain-containing protein has translation MITSNYWSLELEQLDQMMPARVRHILMIASLYDSFVFEIDGFLAEHVEEDFHLMNLTTQPAIYHSSSLASTMSLLELESIDLIIVHLASMRSISLELVKSIKAFNPELPVFFLMGAPQDLMFVENHLDELKEVEDFFYWNGDSKLVLAIIKQWEFIRNIGNDVKLLPVPLILVVETFIPYYSQFLPLLQEQVLLLNQAVIRREHQDVNKSLYMNARPRVMLLHDYESALDFYHRYADLIVGIISNVNYHYMGSSFRDGGLKLLQEVRKDRPNLPFLLQSFNPKYYDIVTSNEGEFLYKDLPGLKNRLRRWLEQEVGFGKFIFRLPDQTVVGEAESLIGLARKLAGIPDESLAYHYRNGHIHNWLCTHAELALANYVDKFKEINEIHVLRERLGEAFQSLISYRRREKIQDWNEESDFNLNLIYKVGDDSIGGKGRGLAFLNVVLNRYSNIIEKYPEVRISVPVAAVLATGVFDAFVAANPTLASIPEEENLSDDEVDRLFLDCRLPASVIPVLERIIAQGAFPLAVRSSSIMEDSIANPFAGVFRTYLIPNSHPDPATRLDQLSQAVKLVWSSLYQRSARVYREKLRIPAREEKMAVIIQKVAGSLHGEHFYPLVSGVAQSYNFYPGTNMTHEDGVVTLSTGLGKTAVERERTFAFCPRFPNRDMFRAIDIVEAAQRHFYAIQPSLTEFDLISGENASLDRVRVTQKLCETDLSLLSSVWDYENREFKDGRHIPGPRVVTYRKLLHYAEYPLSPIIRDLLLLGREVLGCEIEMEFAFDVDPQSGLASFHLLQVRPIAVNIRHYSQSLENFAAKKDELVVYSSYALGSDIVEEVDTVIFIPPERFDIVKTEEMAAELDALNQKMREQGLKYVLIGLGRWGSSDRFLGIPVNWSQICNAQIIVEVVLPNMSIEASHGSHFFHNLFSMNVGYLTVWEKAVNDFLAWDWLLGLPTLDEGNYFLVKKTPRNLQFLFDGKNAVIIK, from the coding sequence ATGATCACCTCGAACTATTGGTCCCTTGAGCTTGAACAGCTGGATCAGATGATGCCCGCGCGGGTGCGGCACATTCTGATGATCGCCTCGCTTTACGATTCTTTTGTGTTCGAGATCGACGGCTTCCTGGCGGAGCATGTGGAGGAGGATTTCCACCTGATGAACCTCACCACCCAGCCTGCCATCTACCATTCCTCCTCGCTGGCCAGCACCATGAGCCTTCTGGAACTGGAGAGCATCGACCTCATCATTGTGCACCTGGCCTCCATGCGCTCCATCTCGCTGGAACTGGTGAAGAGCATCAAGGCCTTCAATCCTGAACTGCCGGTCTTTTTCCTGATGGGCGCACCGCAGGACCTGATGTTTGTGGAAAACCACCTGGACGAACTCAAGGAAGTGGAGGATTTCTTCTATTGGAACGGTGATTCCAAGCTGGTGCTGGCCATCATCAAGCAGTGGGAGTTCATCCGCAACATCGGCAACGACGTGAAGCTGCTCCCGGTGCCGCTGATCCTGGTGGTGGAAACTTTCATCCCCTACTACTCACAGTTCCTGCCGCTGCTGCAGGAACAGGTGTTGCTGCTGAACCAGGCCGTGATCCGCCGCGAACACCAGGACGTGAACAAATCGCTGTACATGAATGCCCGTCCCCGCGTGATGCTGCTGCACGATTACGAAAGCGCCCTGGACTTCTACCACCGCTACGCCGACCTCATCGTGGGCATCATCAGCAACGTCAATTACCACTACATGGGTTCGTCTTTCCGCGACGGCGGCCTCAAGCTCCTGCAGGAAGTGCGCAAGGACAGGCCCAATCTGCCTTTCCTGCTGCAAAGCTTTAACCCCAAGTATTACGATATCGTCACCAGCAACGAGGGCGAGTTCCTCTACAAGGACCTCCCCGGCCTCAAAAACCGCCTCCGCCGCTGGCTGGAGCAAGAAGTCGGTTTCGGCAAATTCATCTTCCGCCTGCCCGACCAAACCGTGGTGGGCGAAGCGGAATCCCTGATCGGGCTTGCCCGCAAGCTGGCCGGGATCCCGGACGAAAGCCTGGCCTACCATTATCGCAACGGCCACATTCACAACTGGCTGTGCACCCACGCGGAACTCGCCCTGGCCAACTATGTGGACAAGTTTAAGGAGATCAACGAGATCCACGTTCTGCGCGAACGCCTGGGCGAAGCCTTCCAGTCACTCATCTCCTACCGCCGCCGGGAGAAGATCCAGGACTGGAACGAGGAAAGCGATTTCAACCTGAACCTGATCTACAAAGTGGGCGACGACTCCATTGGCGGCAAGGGGCGTGGCCTGGCCTTTCTGAACGTGGTGCTGAACCGCTACAGCAATATCATCGAGAAATATCCCGAGGTGCGGATCAGCGTGCCCGTCGCTGCGGTTCTGGCCACCGGGGTATTCGACGCTTTTGTGGCCGCCAATCCCACCCTGGCCAGCATTCCCGAGGAAGAGAACCTATCGGATGACGAGGTGGACCGGCTGTTTCTGGATTGCCGGCTGCCCGCCTCAGTTATCCCAGTTTTGGAGCGGATCATTGCCCAGGGCGCTTTTCCGCTGGCCGTGCGTTCCTCCTCCATCATGGAGGATTCCATCGCCAATCCTTTCGCCGGCGTCTTCCGCACCTATCTGATCCCGAACAGCCATCCCGATCCCGCCACGCGGCTCGATCAACTCTCCCAGGCCGTCAAGCTGGTCTGGTCCTCACTCTATCAGCGGTCCGCCCGGGTTTACCGCGAAAAGCTGCGCATCCCCGCCCGCGAGGAGAAGATGGCCGTCATCATCCAGAAGGTGGCCGGCTCGCTGCACGGAGAGCATTTCTACCCCCTTGTCTCCGGTGTCGCCCAATCCTACAATTTCTACCCCGGCACGAACATGACCCACGAGGACGGCGTGGTTACCCTCTCCACCGGCCTGGGCAAAACCGCCGTGGAGCGCGAGCGCACCTTCGCCTTTTGCCCCCGCTTCCCCAATCGCGACATGTTCCGCGCCATCGACATCGTCGAGGCCGCCCAGCGCCATTTTTACGCCATCCAGCCCAGCCTCACCGAGTTTGATCTGATCAGCGGCGAAAACGCCTCCCTGGACCGCGTGCGCGTTACCCAAAAACTCTGCGAGACCGACCTCAGCCTGCTCTCCTCAGTTTGGGACTACGAAAACCGCGAATTCAAGGACGGACGCCACATCCCGGGCCCGCGGGTGGTCACCTACCGCAAATTGCTCCACTACGCGGAATACCCCCTCTCCCCCATCATCCGCGACCTGCTGCTGCTGGGCCGCGAGGTGCTGGGCTGCGAGATCGAGATGGAATTCGCCTTCGACGTAGATCCCCAAAGCGGTTTGGCCAGTTTCCACCTCCTCCAGGTGCGCCCCATCGCCGTTAACATCCGCCACTATTCCCAGTCGCTGGAAAACTTCGCTGCCAAAAAGGACGAACTGGTGGTCTATTCCTCCTACGCCCTGGGCAGCGACATCGTTGAAGAGGTGGACACGGTCATCTTCATCCCGCCCGAGCGCTTCGACATCGTCAAGACCGAGGAAATGGCCGCCGAACTGGATGCCCTGAACCAAAAAATGCGCGAGCAAGGGCTCAAATATGTGCTGATCGGTCTCGGACGCTGGGGCTCCAGCGACCGCTTTCTGGGCATTCCTGTGAACTGGAGCCAGATCTGCAACGCCCAGATCATCGTGGAGGTCGTGCTGCCAAACATGTCCATCGAGGCTTCCCACGGATCGCATTTTTTTCACAACCTCTTCTCAATGAACGTGGGTTATCTCACCGTCTGGGAGAAGGCTGTGAACGACTTTCTGGCCTGGGACTGGCTGCTCGGGCTGCCCACCCTGGACGAGGGTAACTACTTTCTGGTGAAGAAAACCCCCCGTAACCTGCAATTTTTGTTTGACGGAAAGAACGCCGTCATAATTAAGTGA